In the Corynebacterium kroppenstedtii genome, one interval contains:
- the alr gene encoding alanine racemase, translating to MPIQSSSHAVSGDHLSADGSDAALPGLLTMTIDRDALAHNVQVVARNAQLANPGHPAELMAVVKANGYNHGAVEAARVFLANGATQLGVATITEGVELRRAGISAPILAWIWNADGHVSVKAALDYGIDLGVPTLAHIRAIVDEATERKRSQEDWEFVPPRVTVMVDSGLSRSGISPDQWDEALRELSAASSDSIIDVTGAFTHLASADAADNPSNNRQKAQFDAAIEELQAAGIPVRINHMCNSPASVTRPDMFYQMVRPGVALYGMDPLEEPADRSASTGSSLVSQLKPAMTLSAPIVAKRLVKAGESVSYGGTWTADVDTVTGVVPAGYADGIPRALSGRMEVAINSRRYPQIGRVCMDQIVVALGPAGSEQASAVHQGDEAIIFGPPGECTGSDGKPASLPTATELAETLGTIHYEILTSPHTRVHRRYVGRGLVDGRVRVRNAEATQTLAESIAHALRPGDVVVLDGPLGAGKTTFTQGLARGLHVSGRVTSPTFTIAREHPGPVPLIHVDAYRLLGDTTTDPIGALDSLDLDTRIPDSIVVAEWAADMADALEQDYLLIRLERATGGSDASPGNDASAGGDPSTSADPVDFDEDEPRVISWTWVRR from the coding sequence ATGCCCATCCAGTCTTCATCCCACGCTGTATCTGGTGACCATTTATCCGCGGACGGTAGCGACGCGGCCCTGCCCGGCCTTTTGACCATGACCATCGACCGCGACGCGTTGGCGCACAATGTGCAGGTCGTGGCGCGAAACGCGCAATTGGCGAATCCGGGCCACCCAGCGGAGTTGATGGCTGTGGTGAAAGCGAATGGGTATAACCACGGGGCGGTGGAAGCCGCTCGGGTGTTCTTGGCCAATGGCGCCACTCAGCTGGGTGTGGCGACGATTACCGAGGGGGTGGAGCTTCGCCGTGCTGGGATTTCAGCACCCATTCTGGCCTGGATTTGGAACGCCGACGGCCACGTCTCTGTTAAAGCAGCCCTGGATTACGGGATCGACCTGGGCGTTCCGACGCTGGCGCATATCAGAGCCATTGTCGACGAAGCGACCGAGCGCAAGCGATCCCAAGAAGACTGGGAATTTGTCCCTCCCCGCGTGACGGTGATGGTGGATTCGGGTCTGAGCCGTTCGGGGATCTCTCCCGATCAATGGGATGAAGCGCTGAGAGAACTGAGCGCAGCAAGTAGTGATTCCATTATCGACGTCACCGGCGCATTTACCCACCTGGCCAGCGCGGATGCCGCGGATAACCCGTCGAACAATCGCCAAAAGGCTCAGTTCGACGCCGCGATTGAAGAGCTGCAGGCAGCCGGAATTCCCGTTCGCATCAACCACATGTGTAATTCGCCGGCATCAGTGACCAGGCCGGATATGTTTTATCAGATGGTGCGCCCAGGCGTTGCGTTGTACGGGATGGATCCGTTGGAGGAGCCGGCAGATCGCTCGGCGTCCACCGGTTCTTCGTTGGTCTCACAGCTCAAGCCGGCGATGACTTTATCTGCGCCGATTGTCGCGAAGCGGTTGGTCAAGGCTGGGGAATCGGTGAGTTATGGCGGGACGTGGACAGCGGACGTCGACACAGTGACTGGCGTTGTTCCCGCTGGTTATGCGGACGGAATTCCACGGGCGCTGTCCGGCCGTATGGAGGTCGCGATCAACTCCCGTCGATATCCGCAAATCGGACGCGTGTGCATGGACCAGATTGTTGTCGCCCTGGGACCAGCGGGCTCAGAGCAGGCCAGCGCAGTTCACCAGGGCGACGAGGCAATTATTTTTGGTCCACCCGGCGAGTGTACCGGTTCAGACGGCAAGCCTGCCTCATTGCCGACGGCCACGGAATTGGCCGAAACCCTCGGCACCATTCATTACGAGATCCTGACCAGTCCGCATACGCGCGTCCACCGACGGTATGTTGGCCGCGGTCTTGTCGACGGCCGTGTTCGCGTCCGTAATGCGGAGGCGACGCAAACTCTGGCAGAATCGATTGCTCACGCTTTGCGGCCAGGAGACGTCGTCGTGTTGGACGGGCCACTGGGTGCGGGGAAAACCACGTTTACGCAGGGGCTGGCCAGAGGTTTGCATGTATCAGGCCGTGTAACGTCGCCGACGTTTACTATCGCCCGCGAACATCCCGGCCCGGTGCCGCTCATCCACGTTGACGCGTATCGCCTTCTGGGCGATACCACGACGGATCCGATCGGCGCCCTCGATTCGCTGGATTTGGATACGCGCATTCCCGATAGCATCGTCGTGGCGGAATGGGCGGCCGATATGGCCGATGCGCTGGAGCAGGATTATCTGTTGATCCGCCTTGAGCGCGCGACGGGTGGCAGCGATGCGTCCCCTGGAAACGACGCCTCTGCTGGGGGCGACCCGTCCACGTCCGCAGATCCCGTCGATTTCGATGAGGACGAACCACGAGTCATTTCGTGGACGTGGGTCCGGCGGTAA
- the tsaD gene encoding tRNA (adenosine(37)-N6)-threonylcarbamoyltransferase complex transferase subunit TsaD, which produces MRAIVMGVESSCDETAVGIVEVTTHDDADPTVTVLANRVASSMEQHARFGGVVPEVASRAHLEAMGPVVRAALADLKATRPDVDKPDYVAATVGPGLAGALLVGSSAAKAYAAAWGVPFYGMNHLAGHIAVGALADADLDLDHAIALLVSGGHTQILKVNGLGKPMQELGSTLDDAAGEAYDKVSRLLGLGYPGGPIIDKLAAEGHPKAIRFPRGVMRPQDLRGPHRYDFSFSGLKTSVARYIEAAERNHQTVSLPDVCASFQAAVADVLTKKALLACTDTEATTLLLGGGVAANSGLRRLATARCQSAGINLCVPEMKLCTDNGLMIAAAAAYSIARGVGPSGLGAATNPGLDVAIPVV; this is translated from the coding sequence ATGCGCGCAATCGTGATGGGTGTGGAGAGTTCATGTGACGAAACTGCCGTGGGCATTGTCGAAGTCACCACGCACGACGACGCCGACCCCACCGTGACCGTCCTGGCCAACCGCGTCGCCAGTTCGATGGAACAGCACGCCCGGTTCGGTGGCGTCGTCCCGGAGGTCGCCTCCCGCGCCCACTTGGAGGCCATGGGGCCGGTCGTGCGGGCAGCCCTCGCTGACCTGAAAGCCACGCGTCCCGACGTCGATAAACCAGATTATGTGGCCGCGACGGTTGGCCCAGGTTTGGCCGGTGCGCTCCTCGTCGGTTCATCGGCGGCGAAGGCGTACGCCGCTGCCTGGGGTGTTCCGTTCTACGGGATGAACCACCTGGCCGGGCACATCGCGGTGGGGGCTCTGGCCGACGCGGACCTGGACCTCGACCACGCCATCGCGCTACTCGTATCCGGCGGCCACACTCAGATCCTGAAGGTGAACGGCCTGGGCAAACCCATGCAGGAACTGGGATCAACCCTTGACGACGCTGCCGGCGAGGCCTATGACAAGGTGTCGCGTCTCCTGGGGTTGGGGTACCCGGGTGGACCGATTATCGACAAGCTGGCTGCTGAGGGGCACCCGAAGGCCATTCGTTTCCCGCGTGGCGTGATGCGCCCGCAGGATCTCCGCGGCCCGCACCGGTACGATTTTTCGTTCTCTGGCCTAAAGACCTCCGTCGCCCGCTATATTGAGGCCGCCGAGCGGAACCACCAGACGGTGTCGTTGCCCGATGTGTGTGCCTCGTTCCAAGCAGCAGTGGCGGACGTGCTGACCAAGAAGGCGTTGTTGGCTTGTACCGATACAGAAGCGACGACGCTACTGCTCGGCGGTGGGGTCGCGGCGAACTCTGGTTTGCGTCGCCTCGCCACTGCGCGGTGCCAGAGCGCGGGGATCAACTTATGCGTCCCAGAGATGAAGTTGTGCACGGACAACGGCCTCATGATTGCCGCGGCCGCGGCCTATTCGATAGCACGTGGTGTGGGGCCCTCGGGTCTCGGCGCTGCCACAAATCCAGGTCTTGACGTCGCTATTCCCGTTGTATAG
- the groES gene encoding co-chaperone GroES, giving the protein MAKVNIKPLEDKLLVQIVEAETTTASGLVIPDTAKEKPQEATVVAVGPGRTDENGKRVPMDVAEGDVVIFSKYGGTEIKYAGEEYLILSQRDVLAVVEK; this is encoded by the coding sequence GTGGCTAAGGTCAACATCAAGCCTCTTGAGGATAAGCTCCTCGTTCAGATCGTCGAAGCTGAGACCACCACCGCATCCGGACTGGTTATCCCGGATACCGCTAAAGAAAAGCCGCAGGAAGCTACCGTCGTCGCTGTTGGGCCCGGCCGTACCGATGAAAACGGCAAGCGCGTGCCCATGGACGTTGCCGAGGGCGACGTCGTCATCTTCTCCAAGTACGGCGGAACTGAGATTAAGTACGCTGGTGAGGAATACTTGATTCTCTCGCAGCGCGATGTGCTCGCTGTCGTCGAAAAGTAA
- a CDS encoding adenylosuccinate synthase — protein sequence MTAAAIVVVGAQWGDEGKGKATDILGGKVDYVVKPNGGNNAGHTVVVGGEKYELKLLPAGVLSPNATPVLGNGVVINLEALFSEIDGLEARGADASRLRISANAHLVAPYHQTLDRVGERFLGKRAIGTTGRGIGPTYSDKVARVGIRAQDVLDPSILRQKIESALDFKNQVLVKIYNRKAIDPDEVFDYFMSYADRLKPMLIDTATVLNKGLDEGKSVLMEGGQATMLDVDHGTYPFVTSSNPTAGGASVGSGIGPARITSVLGISKAYTTRVGAGPFPTELFDKWGDYLRDTGHEFGVNTGRPRRCGWYDSVVARYAARVNGFTDLFITKLDVLGGIGEIPICVGYDVDGVRHDEMPLTQSDFHHAVPIYETMPAWEEDISGARSVSDLPQKAQDYLERLEELSGCRISYIGVGPGRDETIVINDVLKPEK from the coding sequence GTGACTGCTGCTGCGATCGTTGTCGTGGGTGCTCAGTGGGGCGATGAAGGCAAAGGTAAAGCTACCGACATTCTGGGCGGCAAAGTTGACTACGTCGTCAAGCCCAATGGTGGTAACAACGCTGGTCACACGGTGGTTGTGGGTGGCGAGAAATATGAACTCAAGCTGCTCCCTGCGGGAGTGCTGTCCCCGAACGCCACTCCGGTGTTGGGCAACGGTGTGGTGATCAATCTGGAGGCACTGTTCTCTGAGATTGACGGCCTTGAGGCCCGCGGTGCTGACGCGTCGCGTCTGCGTATTTCGGCAAACGCGCATCTCGTTGCCCCTTATCACCAAACCCTTGACCGTGTCGGCGAGCGGTTCCTGGGCAAGCGAGCCATCGGCACAACGGGCCGCGGTATTGGACCTACCTATTCCGACAAGGTTGCCCGAGTGGGGATCCGCGCCCAGGATGTTCTCGATCCGTCGATCCTCCGTCAAAAGATTGAGTCCGCCTTGGACTTTAAGAACCAGGTGCTGGTCAAGATCTACAACCGGAAAGCGATTGATCCGGACGAGGTCTTCGATTACTTCATGTCGTACGCGGATCGGCTGAAGCCCATGTTGATCGACACGGCGACTGTGCTGAATAAAGGTCTCGATGAGGGTAAATCGGTCCTCATGGAGGGTGGCCAGGCCACGATGCTCGACGTTGACCACGGGACCTATCCGTTCGTGACCAGTTCGAACCCTACGGCCGGTGGTGCTTCGGTGGGATCGGGTATTGGCCCGGCGAGAATTACATCGGTATTGGGAATTTCTAAGGCCTATACGACGCGCGTCGGTGCGGGCCCCTTCCCCACGGAGCTGTTCGATAAATGGGGCGATTACCTGCGCGATACGGGACACGAGTTTGGTGTGAACACCGGCCGTCCGCGTCGGTGTGGGTGGTATGACTCGGTCGTCGCGCGATATGCAGCTCGGGTCAATGGCTTCACGGACTTGTTCATTACTAAGTTGGATGTTCTCGGTGGTATTGGCGAAATTCCGATCTGCGTTGGTTACGACGTTGACGGTGTCCGCCACGACGAAATGCCGTTGACGCAATCGGACTTCCACCACGCCGTCCCGATCTATGAAACGATGCCCGCGTGGGAAGAGGACATCAGTGGTGCGCGGTCAGTGTCTGATTTGCCGCAGAAGGCCCAGGATTACTTAGAGCGGTTGGAAGAACTGTCTGGCTGCCGAATCTCGTACATCGGTGTCGGCCCGGGTCGTGACGAAACCATCGTTATTAACGACGTTCTGAAGCCTGAGAAATAA
- the tsaB gene encoding tRNA (adenosine(37)-N6)-threonylcarbamoyltransferase complex dimerization subunit type 1 TsaB, protein MLVLVIDTATPYVTAGLVDVTSRDTIRARFNRSVRDSRAHNEVLTPFIMECCDEVGVTPSDLDAVVVGVGPGPFTGLRVGMATAAAFGDALDIPVIGVCSLDGLAWNAIADAPQHEGETIIVATDARRREVYWATYRISDGHPVRVTEPEVTRPTDVHVSGDADVPAQQPSFAVVSDSVADALLASVTSVNQSVDAQPDIVNFVRAALDHPMNLDRATNVDDSDDTESDHDRNALFPRQSDLQPLRPLYLRRPDAVPPKAKPVSPAISEEAITRARQLREQMTAGRDE, encoded by the coding sequence ATGCTCGTGCTGGTTATTGATACTGCGACACCGTATGTCACCGCTGGGCTTGTCGACGTCACCTCGCGGGACACGATCCGCGCGCGGTTTAACAGGAGTGTTCGGGATTCCCGCGCGCACAATGAGGTGTTGACGCCCTTCATTATGGAGTGCTGCGACGAAGTTGGAGTCACTCCGAGCGACCTCGACGCCGTTGTTGTGGGCGTGGGGCCCGGCCCGTTTACGGGTTTGCGTGTCGGTATGGCGACTGCTGCGGCGTTCGGGGACGCGTTAGATATTCCCGTCATCGGTGTGTGCTCGCTGGATGGTCTGGCGTGGAATGCCATCGCGGACGCCCCACAGCATGAGGGTGAGACGATTATCGTTGCGACGGATGCTCGCCGTCGAGAAGTTTATTGGGCTACGTACCGCATATCCGACGGGCACCCCGTGCGCGTCACGGAACCCGAGGTCACGCGTCCAACGGACGTCCATGTGTCCGGTGATGCAGACGTTCCTGCGCAGCAGCCGAGTTTTGCGGTGGTGTCCGATTCCGTGGCCGACGCTCTTCTGGCCAGTGTGACCAGTGTTAACCAGTCGGTGGACGCGCAACCGGACATCGTGAACTTTGTTCGCGCAGCCCTCGACCACCCCATGAATCTCGACCGCGCGACGAACGTCGACGATTCTGACGACACTGAATCTGATCATGACCGCAACGCGCTCTTCCCGCGACAGTCAGATCTTCAACCCCTCCGCCCCCTTTATTTACGACGGCCCGACGCCGTGCCACCGAAAGCAAAGCCGGTGAGCCCCGCCATCAGCGAGGAAGCGATTACTCGCGCGCGTCAGCTCCGTGAACAGATGACGGCAGGCCGCGATGAGTGA
- a CDS encoding GNAT family N-acetyltransferase — protein MRLVQLDATAAAACAELEAEIFPDDSPWPYEGFLAELRDPRSVYVGLVTSAVARAGHSDEQGEDSRRNTQGSPDAMALVGYAGLGVLGPEDDPEFEVRTIGLDPAWRGHGLGRMLLKTILDVADHGPGPVFLEVRTDNKPAIGLYESEGFTVLGTRKNYYQPSGADAFIMKRDPRPD, from the coding sequence ATGAGGCTCGTCCAGCTAGACGCCACCGCCGCCGCTGCCTGCGCGGAACTGGAAGCAGAAATTTTCCCGGACGACTCGCCATGGCCCTACGAAGGATTCCTCGCAGAGCTCCGCGACCCGAGATCGGTGTACGTCGGCCTTGTCACGTCAGCAGTTGCCCGCGCCGGGCACAGCGATGAACAAGGGGAGGACTCGCGTCGGAATACGCAAGGATCACCTGACGCGATGGCCCTCGTCGGCTATGCCGGACTAGGAGTCTTAGGCCCGGAGGATGACCCAGAGTTTGAAGTCCGAACCATCGGGCTAGATCCCGCATGGCGTGGTCACGGCCTGGGACGGATGTTGTTGAAGACAATCCTCGATGTGGCAGATCACGGGCCCGGCCCGGTATTCCTCGAAGTGCGTACGGACAATAAGCCAGCCATCGGGTTGTACGAGTCAGAAGGCTTTACGGTGTTAGGTACTCGAAAGAACTATTACCAGCCGTCGGGTGCAGACGCGTTCATCATGAAAAGGGATCCCAGGCCGGACTAG
- the groL gene encoding chaperonin GroEL (60 kDa chaperone family; promotes refolding of misfolded polypeptides especially under stressful conditions; forms two stacked rings of heptamers to form a barrel-shaped 14mer; ends can be capped by GroES; misfolded proteins enter the barrel where they are refolded when GroES binds) — MSKLIAFDEEARRGLQSGVDTLADAVKVTLGPRGRNVVLDKAFGSPLVTNDGVTIARDIDVEDPFENLGAQLVKSVAVKTNDIAGDGTTTATLLAQALVDAGLRNVAAGANPLALNVGIKAAAEKAVELLRARATEVSSTDEIANVGTVSSRDAEIGAMVASAMEKVGKDGVVSVEESQSLNDELAVTEGVSFDKGYLSPYFVTDTETGEAVLNDALVLLVREKISSLPDFLPVLEKIANSGKQVLIVAEDVEGEPLSMLVVNSIRKSLNVCAVKSPYFGDRRKAFMDDLAVVTGATVIDKEVGLSLSEADESYFGSARRITVTKDETIIVDGGGTKEDLQFRRDLLRRQIDETDSTWDREKLEERLAKLSGGVAVVKAGGATETEVSERKLRIEDAINSARAAAQEGVVAGGGSVLVQISRELEEFADQFEGDEKVGVKAMADALTKPAFWIAHNAGLDGAVVVNRIKDLPNGEGLNADTLEYGNLIEQGIIDPVKVTHSAVDNATSVARMVLTTETAVVDKPEEEKPEAEGHHHHH, encoded by the coding sequence ATGTCGAAGCTTATTGCATTCGACGAGGAAGCCCGCCGTGGCCTGCAATCAGGCGTTGACACTCTTGCCGACGCCGTCAAAGTCACCCTCGGCCCACGCGGTCGCAATGTGGTGCTTGACAAGGCTTTTGGTAGCCCCCTCGTCACGAACGACGGTGTGACGATCGCCCGCGATATCGACGTTGAGGATCCTTTCGAGAACCTCGGCGCCCAGCTGGTGAAGTCCGTCGCCGTCAAAACTAACGATATCGCCGGTGACGGCACCACAACAGCAACGTTGCTGGCTCAGGCTCTTGTCGACGCCGGCCTGCGCAACGTCGCCGCTGGCGCTAACCCGCTCGCACTCAACGTCGGTATCAAGGCCGCAGCGGAGAAAGCCGTCGAGCTGCTCCGTGCCCGCGCCACTGAGGTATCCAGCACCGACGAGATCGCCAACGTCGGTACGGTGTCCTCCCGCGACGCTGAAATTGGCGCGATGGTTGCGTCGGCTATGGAAAAGGTCGGCAAGGACGGCGTTGTGTCCGTTGAGGAATCGCAGTCGCTCAACGATGAGTTGGCTGTCACCGAGGGCGTGTCCTTCGATAAGGGCTACTTGTCGCCGTACTTCGTCACCGACACGGAGACCGGGGAAGCGGTTCTGAATGACGCCCTGGTTCTGTTGGTTCGTGAGAAGATCTCGTCACTGCCGGATTTCCTCCCGGTGTTGGAGAAAATCGCTAATTCCGGCAAGCAGGTTCTGATCGTTGCCGAAGATGTTGAGGGCGAACCGCTCTCGATGCTGGTCGTAAACTCCATCCGCAAGAGCCTGAACGTGTGCGCCGTGAAGTCGCCATACTTCGGCGACCGTCGCAAGGCCTTCATGGACGACCTCGCTGTGGTGACGGGTGCAACTGTCATCGATAAGGAAGTTGGGCTCAGCCTGAGCGAGGCCGACGAGTCCTACTTCGGCTCCGCTCGCCGCATCACCGTGACCAAGGATGAGACCATCATTGTCGACGGTGGCGGCACCAAGGAAGATCTTCAGTTCCGACGTGACTTGCTCCGTCGCCAGATTGATGAGACGGATTCGACGTGGGATCGTGAGAAGCTGGAAGAGCGTTTGGCTAAGCTCTCCGGCGGTGTGGCCGTGGTGAAGGCCGGCGGTGCCACTGAGACCGAGGTCTCGGAGCGCAAGCTCCGCATTGAGGACGCGATCAACTCGGCCCGTGCTGCCGCGCAAGAAGGCGTTGTTGCTGGTGGCGGATCCGTGTTGGTTCAGATTTCTCGGGAGCTCGAGGAATTTGCCGACCAATTCGAGGGCGACGAGAAAGTCGGCGTAAAGGCCATGGCTGACGCGTTGACCAAGCCCGCGTTCTGGATTGCTCACAACGCTGGTCTTGATGGCGCTGTTGTGGTTAACCGGATCAAGGATCTGCCGAACGGTGAAGGCCTCAATGCTGACACCTTGGAGTATGGCAACCTGATCGAACAGGGGATTATCGACCCTGTGAAGGTCACCCACTCCGCTGTGGACAATGCCACATCGGTGGCGCGGATGGTTCTGACCACCGAGACCGCTGTGGTGGATAAGCCAGAGGAAGAAAAGCCTGAGGCAGAAGGCCATCACCACCACCACTAA
- a CDS encoding thiamine pyrophosphate-dependent dehydrogenase E1 component subunit alpha has translation MKRSTAEWIYNKMNDIRNFEDRVHGLFAKGEIPGFVHLYAGEEAVAVGVCAHLTEEDSITSTHRGHGHCVAKGCDLNRMMAEIFGRKDGLCGGKGGSMHIADIDTGMLGANGMVGGGFALATGAALRNQYLGTDAVAVCFFGDGASNEGVFHEALNMAGIWKLPVVFVCENNMFGEATPQNYACASETIAQRAAAYDMPGKVVDGKNVIEVYDEVGDAIKRARKGGGPSLIECRTYRKYGHFEGDEQAYKATEGAEKEFADLDPIPRFREDAIEKGWLSKKKADEIEKASEKRIDDAIEFAEKSPIPDPEDLLSNVFA, from the coding sequence ATGAAGAGATCGACTGCAGAGTGGATCTATAACAAGATGAACGACATCCGCAATTTTGAGGATCGAGTTCACGGACTTTTCGCAAAAGGGGAGATCCCTGGCTTTGTTCACCTTTACGCAGGTGAGGAAGCTGTTGCGGTGGGTGTGTGCGCACACCTGACGGAAGAGGATTCCATTACCTCGACGCACCGTGGACACGGGCATTGCGTCGCCAAGGGGTGTGACCTGAACCGCATGATGGCCGAGATTTTCGGCCGCAAGGATGGTCTATGCGGCGGCAAAGGCGGATCGATGCACATCGCTGACATCGACACCGGCATGCTCGGCGCGAACGGCATGGTCGGTGGTGGGTTCGCACTCGCCACCGGCGCGGCCCTGCGGAACCAATATCTGGGTACCGACGCGGTCGCCGTGTGCTTCTTCGGCGACGGAGCATCAAACGAAGGGGTGTTCCACGAGGCGTTGAATATGGCCGGAATATGGAAACTTCCAGTTGTCTTCGTCTGTGAAAACAACATGTTCGGCGAAGCCACCCCGCAAAATTACGCGTGCGCTAGTGAAACGATTGCGCAGCGGGCGGCGGCCTACGACATGCCCGGCAAAGTCGTCGACGGTAAGAACGTCATCGAGGTCTATGACGAAGTCGGGGACGCTATCAAGCGCGCTCGTAAGGGAGGCGGCCCTAGCCTGATCGAATGCCGCACCTACCGCAAGTACGGACACTTCGAAGGCGACGAGCAAGCGTATAAAGCCACGGAAGGCGCTGAGAAGGAGTTCGCCGATCTGGATCCGATCCCGCGCTTCCGTGAGGACGCGATTGAGAAGGGGTGGCTCAGCAAGAAGAAGGCTGACGAGATTGAAAAGGCCAGCGAAAAGCGCATCGACGATGCGATCGAATTCGCAGAGAAGAGCCCCATTCCTGACCCTGAAGACCTGTTAAGCAACGTCTTCGCCTAA
- a CDS encoding alpha-ketoacid dehydrogenase subunit beta: MAREISFMKAINEALAQAMRADDRVMLLGEDLAGGHGVEHLNGDGAWGGVMGVTKGLIEEFGEKRVKDTPISEMGYMGIAVGAAATGLRPIPELMFNDFLGFCFDTLLGQASKMRYMFGGKAKLPLTVRTMHGAGASAAAQHSGSYYGLLGAIPGIKVVVPSTPYNAKGLLLSSIEEDNVVVFSEDKTLYAQKGDVPEDYYTIPLGKADIVREGEDLTIVTIGKMLYQGIEVADQLASSGISVELIDLLTVAPWDQETVLESVRKTGRLIVVDEANPHNNTATDIAAVVSDEAYDYLDGPVKRVTAPNTPVPFASNLEQLYIPDAARIMEEADELIFDLKK; encoded by the coding sequence ATGGCACGTGAAATTAGCTTCATGAAGGCCATTAATGAAGCGCTCGCTCAGGCAATGCGCGCAGACGATCGTGTGATGCTGTTAGGCGAAGACCTTGCAGGTGGCCACGGTGTGGAACATTTGAATGGTGATGGCGCGTGGGGTGGCGTGATGGGCGTCACCAAAGGACTCATTGAGGAGTTCGGTGAAAAACGCGTCAAGGATACGCCTATCTCAGAGATGGGATATATGGGCATCGCGGTCGGTGCGGCGGCCACAGGGCTTCGCCCCATCCCCGAGCTCATGTTCAATGATTTCCTAGGCTTCTGCTTCGACACGCTGCTGGGGCAGGCGTCGAAAATGCGATACATGTTCGGCGGCAAAGCAAAGTTGCCACTGACGGTGCGCACGATGCATGGTGCAGGTGCCTCCGCCGCAGCTCAGCACTCGGGTTCGTACTACGGCCTGTTGGGCGCTATCCCCGGTATCAAGGTCGTTGTCCCGTCGACGCCGTACAACGCCAAAGGGCTGTTGCTGTCGAGCATCGAGGAAGACAACGTGGTGGTATTTTCCGAGGACAAGACGCTGTATGCGCAGAAAGGCGACGTCCCGGAAGACTACTACACGATCCCGCTGGGCAAGGCCGACATTGTTCGCGAAGGCGAGGACCTCACCATTGTCACCATCGGGAAGATGCTGTACCAGGGCATCGAGGTCGCCGACCAGCTGGCGTCGTCGGGAATAAGTGTTGAGCTTATCGACCTGCTGACGGTGGCACCGTGGGACCAAGAAACTGTGCTGGAGTCCGTCCGGAAGACTGGGCGGTTGATCGTCGTCGATGAGGCGAATCCGCATAACAACACGGCAACTGACATCGCTGCGGTCGTGTCCGACGAGGCCTACGACTACTTGGATGGTCCTGTTAAGAGAGTGACCGCGCCCAATACTCCGGTGCCGTTTGCCTCCAATTTGGAACAGCTCTATATCCCCGATGCCGCGCGCATCATGGAGGAAGCCGACGAGCTGATCTTCGACCTCAAGAAGTAA